One window from the genome of Streptomyces sp. NBC_00287 encodes:
- a CDS encoding HAD family hydrolase, whose product MPMTATTVLTARALLLDMDGTLVNSDAVVERIWRRWADRHGLDGDEVMKVVHGRQGYASMALLLPGRPMAQNHAENARMLAEETADMDGVFAIPGAAEFLASLVRLGVPHALVTSADVALSTARMNAAGLALPGVRVTAESVGASKPDPEGFLKGAAELGVDPAECVVFEDSGAGIEAGRAAGMRVVGVGARAAFHGPDVVVRDLMEIRVEGFDGGVRLHVG is encoded by the coding sequence CTGCCGATGACGGCCACGACCGTGCTCACCGCCCGCGCCCTCCTGCTCGACATGGACGGCACCCTCGTCAACTCTGATGCCGTCGTGGAGCGGATCTGGCGCCGTTGGGCCGATCGGCACGGGCTGGACGGGGACGAGGTCATGAAGGTCGTCCATGGGCGGCAGGGGTATGCGTCGATGGCGTTGCTGCTGCCCGGGCGGCCCATGGCGCAGAACCATGCCGAGAATGCGCGGATGCTCGCGGAGGAGACCGCGGACATGGACGGGGTCTTCGCGATCCCGGGCGCGGCGGAGTTCTTGGCGTCGCTGGTGCGGCTGGGGGTGCCGCATGCGCTGGTGACCTCGGCGGATGTTGCGCTGTCGACGGCGCGGATGAACGCGGCGGGGCTTGCGCTGCCGGGCGTTCGGGTGACCGCCGAGTCGGTCGGTGCGAGCAAGCCGGATCCGGAGGGGTTCTTGAAGGGGGCGGCGGAACTCGGTGTCGACCCTGCCGAGTGCGTCGTCTTCGAGGACTCGGGGGCCGGGATCGAGGCGGGGCGTGCGGCGGGGATGCGGGTCGTCGGTGTCGGGGCGCGGGCCGCGTTCCACGGGCCGGATGTGGTGGTCCGGGACCTCATGGAGATCCGGGTCGAGGGGTTTGACGGCGGGGTCCGTCTGCACGTGGGCTGA
- a CDS encoding TMEM165/GDT1 family protein has translation MISFSVMALVFGVVFLAELPDKTALAGLVLGTRYRASYVFVGVAAAFALHVTLAVAAGSVLTLLPQQIVHALTGVLFLGGAAMLLLKKDEDDEEIRKPENQSFWKVSGAGFMLILVAEFGDLTQIMTANLAARYDDPLSVGLGAVLALWAVAGLGIVGGKALMKRVPLKLITQVAALLMVGLGVWSLWEAIAG, from the coding sequence TTGATCAGCTTCAGTGTGATGGCGCTCGTCTTCGGCGTCGTCTTTCTCGCGGAACTGCCGGACAAGACGGCGCTTGCGGGGCTTGTGCTCGGTACGCGGTATCGGGCGTCGTACGTCTTTGTCGGTGTCGCCGCCGCGTTTGCGCTGCATGTGACGCTGGCCGTCGCGGCGGGCAGTGTCCTGACGCTGCTGCCTCAGCAGATCGTGCACGCGCTGACCGGTGTGCTCTTCCTGGGTGGCGCGGCGATGCTGCTGCTGAAGAAGGACGAGGACGACGAGGAGATCCGTAAGCCGGAGAACCAGTCCTTCTGGAAGGTCTCCGGGGCCGGGTTCATGCTGATTCTCGTTGCCGAGTTCGGTGATCTTACGCAGATCATGACGGCGAATCTGGCTGCGCGGTACGACGATCCGTTGTCGGTGGGGCTTGGGGCGGTGCTGGCGCTGTGGGCTGTGGCCGGGCTGGGGATCGTCGGGGGGAAGGCGCTGATGAAGCGGGTGCCGTTGAAGTTGATTACGCAGGTGGCGGCGTTGTTGATGGTGGGACTCGGGGTGTGGAGCTTGTGGGAGGCGATCGCCGGGTGA
- a CDS encoding HNH endonuclease family protein — protein MPKFYARRRLSILAAFTGLIASVGLFNGPTASAALPTPVSAATARTYLASLTVATEDRTGYNRDLFPHWITQSGTCNTREVVLKRDGTNVVQDSACAAVSGSWYSPYEGATWTAASDVDIDHLVPLAEAWDSGADSWTTSRRQSFANDLTRPQLIAVTDNVNQSKGDQDPATWMPSRTAYRCTYVRAWVQVKYYYDLSVDSAEKSALTSYLNAC, from the coding sequence ATGCCGAAGTTCTACGCGCGTCGACGCCTGAGCATACTCGCCGCCTTCACCGGCCTCATAGCCTCCGTCGGCCTTTTCAACGGCCCGACCGCCTCCGCCGCCCTCCCCACCCCGGTCAGCGCCGCGACGGCCCGCACCTACCTCGCCTCCCTCACCGTGGCCACCGAGGACCGCACCGGCTACAACCGCGACCTCTTCCCGCACTGGATCACCCAGTCCGGCACCTGCAACACCCGCGAGGTCGTCCTCAAGCGCGACGGCACGAACGTCGTCCAGGACTCCGCCTGCGCCGCCGTCAGCGGCAGCTGGTACTCCCCGTACGAGGGCGCCACCTGGACCGCCGCCTCCGACGTCGACATCGACCACCTGGTCCCGCTGGCCGAGGCCTGGGACTCCGGCGCCGACAGCTGGACCACCTCCCGCCGCCAGTCCTTCGCCAACGACCTGACCCGCCCGCAGCTCATCGCGGTCACCGACAACGTCAACCAGTCCAAGGGCGACCAGGACCCGGCCACCTGGATGCCGTCGCGCACCGCCTACCGCTGCACCTACGTCCGCGCCTGGGTCCAGGTGAAGTACTACTACGACCTCTCCGTGGACTCCGCCGAGAAGAGCGCGCTCACCAGCTACCTGAACGCCTGCTGA